One window from the genome of Pirellulales bacterium encodes:
- the qatB gene encoding Qat anti-phage system associated protein QatB: MAPAGRFFSTRLNLGRFGASGGRDNLTRGVGNYFKSGYGGGGTAARRFGGTARSAGALLGALSGGAGAARTPEHDALEAAVQAGVGTEQIINVLIEAISPVDGTQDAEANRKALADSLSELVTQNPNADFLNLTPEQLNHLMALFVANDVFMRFSLDVGKAILEHAPSIPTGLSRIKEAKDYIREVVIAQFNKHLAAGTPPTKARMVSIVSSALRDAIEVFEGYAS, from the coding sequence TTGGCACCTGCCGGACGTTTCTTTTCCACTCGCCTCAATCTCGGTCGGTTCGGTGCTTCCGGTGGACGAGACAACCTAACGCGGGGTGTTGGCAACTACTTCAAGTCTGGTTACGGAGGAGGCGGCACCGCCGCACGTCGCTTCGGGGGAACGGCTCGCTCCGCAGGTGCTCTCTTGGGTGCGTTGTCTGGTGGAGCCGGAGCGGCCCGTACACCAGAACACGACGCACTTGAAGCGGCAGTCCAGGCGGGTGTGGGGACTGAACAAATTATCAATGTACTAATCGAGGCGATTAGCCCAGTTGATGGAACTCAGGATGCCGAAGCGAATCGCAAAGCACTTGCAGATTCACTTTCGGAACTAGTAACGCAGAACCCCAATGCTGACTTCCTGAATTTGACGCCCGAGCAACTCAATCACCTCATGGCACTCTTCGTCGCGAATGATGTTTTCATGCGGTTTTCTCTGGACGTGGGGAAGGCGATTCTTGAACACGCTCCCTCGATTCCAACGGGACTTTCTCGCATCAAGGAAGCAAAGGACTATATTCGCGAGGTCGTCATTGCACAGTTTAACAAACATCTGGCCGCAGGCACGCCGCCGACCAAGGCACGCATGGTCAGTATTGTGTCGTCTGCATTGCGAGATGCGATTGAGGTATTCGAGGGCTATGCATCGTGA
- a CDS encoding RHS repeat-associated core domain-containing protein, with protein MNAAHGVSDKLSRIGGLSFDGTTVATYTYYGLGTAVKVLYDDVTVAWDLITGSGANPYAGLDRFGRVIDNLWRETINSVDLDRIKYDYDRASNRIWRENPVAKAQTTPQYYDELYAYDGAYRLVTMQRGQLAGSPPSSITNKRFAQAWPLLDPSGNWSEFTEDTNGNGTNDLDQDRTANTVNEITAITNTIGAAWKQPGYDAAGNMTSLPQPLVPTAGYLATYDAWHRLVKLRTDVAAPVTVAEYAYDGITRRTVKKPYANGALSETRHYYYCAAWQVLEERIDAATTYARQYVWGLRYIDDCVLRDLDSSGDKTRVYILQDANWNVTAITQGGLVGERYAYSPYGQPSFLYPDFTSKATPGEFEWDILYAGYKWDAESGLFQVRFRYLHPTLGGWVTRDRALYFDGTNSYKYAQCCPISLTDSLGLAAVSDTEKQLLQKHCKCGLANLSEKYKDV; from the coding sequence ATGAATGCAGCCCACGGCGTGTCCGACAAGCTCAGCCGGATCGGCGGGCTGTCGTTTGACGGGACGACGGTGGCCACTTACACCTATTATGGACTGGGAACGGCGGTGAAGGTGTTGTACGACGATGTCACTGTCGCCTGGGATCTGATCACCGGCAGCGGCGCAAACCCTTACGCCGGTCTGGATCGTTTTGGGCGGGTGATCGACAATCTGTGGCGGGAAACCATCAACTCGGTCGATTTGGACCGGATCAAGTACGACTACGACCGGGCCAGCAACCGGATTTGGCGGGAAAATCCGGTGGCCAAGGCGCAAACGACGCCCCAGTACTACGACGAATTGTACGCCTATGACGGGGCCTACCGTTTAGTGACCATGCAGCGTGGGCAACTGGCGGGGAGTCCCCCCAGTTCGATCACCAATAAACGCTTCGCCCAGGCGTGGCCCTTGTTGGACCCGAGCGGCAACTGGTCGGAGTTCACTGAGGATACCAACGGAAACGGCACCAACGATTTGGACCAGGACCGAACCGCGAACACTGTCAACGAAATCACGGCGATCACCAATACCATCGGGGCCGCTTGGAAGCAGCCGGGCTATGACGCGGCTGGGAACATGACCTCCCTGCCGCAACCACTGGTCCCGACTGCGGGCTACCTGGCGACGTATGATGCGTGGCACCGGCTGGTCAAGCTGCGAACCGACGTGGCCGCGCCGGTGACGGTGGCCGAATACGCCTATGACGGGATCACGCGGCGGACGGTAAAAAAGCCCTACGCCAACGGCGCGCTCAGCGAGACGCGGCATTATTATTACTGCGCGGCGTGGCAGGTGCTGGAGGAGCGGATCGACGCGGCCACGACCTATGCCCGGCAGTACGTGTGGGGTTTGCGGTACATCGACGATTGCGTGCTTCGCGATCTGGACAGTTCCGGCGACAAAACCCGGGTGTACATCCTGCAGGACGCTAATTGGAACGTCACCGCCATTACCCAAGGGGGTTTGGTTGGCGAGCGTTACGCCTATTCCCCGTATGGCCAGCCGTCGTTTCTGTACCCGGACTTCACCTCCAAGGCCACGCCGGGGGAATTCGAATGGGACATCCTCTATGCGGGCTACAAGTGGGACGCCGAAAGCGGACTCTTTCAGGTCCGGTTCCGCTATTTGCATCCCACGCTGGGGGGGTGGGTGACGAGAGACAGAGCATTATATTTTGATGGCACTAATTCATATAAGTACGCTCAATGTTGCCCCATCTCATTAACCGACTCATTGGGACTAGCAGCAGTATCGGATACTGAGAAGCAATTATTACAGAAACATTGTAAATGTGGATTAGCTAACTTGTCAGAAAAATACAAGGATGTGTAA
- a CDS encoding P-loop NTPase fold protein, which produces MWPDNDTNVDFINFTGVADTVAELILQADGRPISIGVSGAWGTGKSSLIKLTRASLGRKTTEQRKFVVVEFNAWLYQGYDDARAALVEIIAEALKAESESTGKSGALAKASELLGRVNWLRIAKHSATLAASLFLGLPIGLMGRVLKSGKDAVDGVSEEEAGEAEKVAEGVGAEASALLRSKTEKSPPKEIQGIRDSFEETLKELGVTLVVLIDDLDRCLPETTISTLEAIRLFLFLHNTAFVIAADNEMIKYAVRKHFEGIGDDQLISYFDKLIQVPIRVPPLGTQEVRAYMMLLFADNVKLSEEPQQDKEVKERMRKAVCDQLGKTWLGKRVDRAFMQTLMQNPPVELIEKFDAADRLAPLMTQASGIAGNPRLIKRFLNAVAIRKKLSDALDIGVDEAALAKMQLFERCGNKEAYMELMSKVNEDAAGKPKFLNEWEEKATQGTKLELEGHWDDQFTRDWLVIPPKLGDMDLRGILYVSREHAPIVTPQDRLSSEAAELLAGLIAAPSVSGMLKERLGKIPRPELTVIFDRVLDQARAIQEWGTPPILEAAIVLAQVESSFGDRLAGFLSDRPASQITPAIVAKINAEPWSDKVFAKWNASSVKSPVKTAITKASKQ; this is translated from the coding sequence ATGTGGCCGGACAACGATACCAACGTAGATTTCATCAACTTCACCGGTGTCGCTGACACCGTTGCGGAACTTATTCTGCAAGCGGACGGTCGCCCGATCTCCATTGGAGTATCAGGTGCGTGGGGTACAGGCAAATCATCACTGATCAAATTGACCCGTGCGTCACTTGGGAGGAAGACGACAGAACAGAGAAAATTCGTTGTCGTAGAGTTCAATGCCTGGCTCTACCAAGGATATGATGACGCCCGAGCCGCCCTGGTCGAGATTATTGCTGAGGCCCTCAAAGCGGAATCGGAGAGTACTGGAAAGTCAGGTGCTCTTGCAAAAGCATCAGAGCTTCTGGGGCGAGTCAATTGGCTACGGATAGCTAAGCACTCAGCCACACTCGCAGCTTCCCTCTTTCTTGGGCTACCAATTGGATTGATGGGTCGCGTCTTGAAATCCGGGAAGGACGCAGTCGATGGCGTAAGTGAAGAAGAAGCGGGAGAAGCAGAGAAAGTCGCTGAGGGAGTAGGGGCGGAAGCATCTGCATTGCTTCGTTCCAAAACTGAAAAATCGCCCCCCAAAGAGATTCAAGGAATCCGTGATTCCTTCGAAGAAACTCTGAAGGAGCTAGGCGTCACATTAGTTGTGTTGATTGACGACTTGGACCGTTGCCTTCCTGAAACCACCATTTCTACGCTCGAAGCAATTCGGTTGTTTCTCTTTTTGCACAATACAGCATTCGTCATCGCAGCAGACAACGAGATGATTAAGTACGCTGTGCGAAAGCACTTTGAGGGAATTGGCGACGACCAACTTATTAGCTATTTCGACAAGCTAATTCAGGTTCCCATTCGCGTTCCTCCGCTCGGCACCCAGGAAGTCCGAGCATACATGATGCTTTTGTTCGCGGATAACGTGAAGCTGAGCGAGGAACCTCAGCAGGACAAAGAAGTGAAAGAGCGGATGCGGAAAGCAGTCTGCGATCAACTCGGGAAGACGTGGCTAGGCAAGCGAGTCGATCGCGCATTCATGCAGACGTTAATGCAGAATCCGCCCGTCGAACTCATTGAAAAGTTTGACGCGGCAGATCGGCTCGCCCCACTCATGACGCAGGCGTCCGGAATCGCCGGGAATCCTCGTTTGATCAAGCGGTTCCTTAATGCAGTCGCTATTCGCAAAAAACTCTCCGATGCACTAGATATCGGAGTCGATGAGGCGGCCCTAGCCAAGATGCAACTCTTTGAAAGATGCGGCAATAAAGAAGCTTACATGGAGCTTATGTCGAAGGTGAATGAAGACGCAGCTGGAAAGCCCAAATTCCTTAACGAATGGGAGGAGAAGGCCACGCAAGGCACAAAGCTCGAGCTAGAAGGGCATTGGGATGACCAATTCACTAGGGATTGGCTGGTTATCCCACCCAAGCTTGGTGACATGGATCTTCGCGGCATTCTCTACGTGAGCCGCGAGCACGCACCAATCGTTACGCCGCAAGACCGACTATCGTCGGAAGCAGCGGAGCTACTCGCCGGGCTGATCGCAGCACCGTCGGTGTCAGGGATGCTAAAAGAACGCCTCGGAAAAATACCGCGACCCGAACTAACGGTGATATTCGACAGAGTGTTAGACCAAGCCCGAGCCATTCAAGAATGGGGCACTCCTCCAATTCTGGAAGCGGCAATCGTTCTTGCTCAGGTCGAGAGTAGCTTTGGCGACCGGCTTGCTGGGTTTCTGTCGGATCGTCCTGCATCGCAAATCACGCCTGCCATCGTCGCTAAGATTAACGCCGAACCGTGGAGCGACAAGGTGTTCGCAAAATGGAATGCGAGCAGTGTAAAGAGCCCAGTTAAGACAGCAATCACAAAGGCGAGCAAACAATAA
- the tnpB gene encoding IS66 family insertion sequence element accessory protein TnpB (TnpB, as the term is used for proteins encoded by IS66 family insertion elements, is considered an accessory protein, since TnpC, encoded by a neighboring gene, is a DDE family transposase.), whose protein sequence is MISGDLQNVQVWIAATPIDMRKSFDGLVEVVRSFLGHDPLSGSLFVFRNKGGHLVKILWWDRNGLAIYYKRLERGEFQFPRTGKPVIEISAEQLLRLLSGLDIKSHRVA, encoded by the coding sequence ATGATCTCTGGTGATTTGCAAAACGTGCAGGTTTGGATCGCCGCAACGCCGATCGACATGCGGAAGTCGTTTGACGGACTCGTCGAAGTGGTCCGCAGTTTTCTTGGCCATGATCCCCTCTCGGGCAGCCTGTTTGTGTTCCGCAACAAGGGGGGCCACCTGGTGAAGATTTTGTGGTGGGACCGCAACGGCTTGGCGATTTACTACAAGCGTTTGGAACGGGGCGAGTTTCAGTTCCCACGCACCGGCAAGCCGGTGATCGAAATCAGTGCTGAACAGCTCTTGCGGTTGCTGTCGGGACTCGACATCAAGTCGCATCGCGTGGCCTGA
- a CDS encoding IS66 family transposase: MTRPDDLPNDVVALKRIIAELQAQSAAEIARLKAEQQAAIDEAVKAAVAAILRRYYGPRSEKFDPRQLLLFGDLLASAPVDEQSVADEAGEQLTTCRIQRRENHGRQKLPEHLERIEIEHDLDDKKCPDCGCERCRIGAEVSEQLEYFPSSFKVLKHIRHKYACAKCDGEGYNPNIATAKKPPQPIDKGLPGPSLLAYVITSKLGDHLPLYRLEGIFARQQITIARSTMCAWMRCAGELVQPLVALMAERVRQSPVIHTDDTTVPIQSPGAQKCRQGRIWCYLGDEANPYTVYDYTPNRKRDGPAKWLSGYKGYLQADAYGGYDGIYHQENVTEVACWAHARRKFYDAQDSDEQRAAQMLALIGELYAIERELKEACAGTWSAFAREEQHARIATARQERAVPVLEKIKTWLNAEQEQILPRSPLAAAITYAQNQWAALNAYVTRGFLAIDNNASERALKRVAIGRKNWLFAGNDAAAENHARLWSLIASAERHGVDPQRYLTSVLAKLGQLPRDATGDIPTAELEQFLPDVWKREDAAEPMATEPSA; encoded by the coding sequence ATGACGCGTCCTGACGATTTGCCGAACGATGTTGTTGCGTTGAAGCGGATAATCGCCGAACTTCAAGCGCAGTCGGCGGCCGAGATTGCGCGACTCAAAGCTGAACAACAAGCGGCCATCGACGAAGCTGTCAAAGCGGCGGTGGCCGCCATCTTACGCCGCTACTATGGCCCGCGGTCGGAAAAGTTCGACCCGCGACAACTGCTCTTGTTTGGGGATTTACTGGCCAGCGCACCAGTGGATGAACAGAGCGTTGCCGACGAAGCGGGTGAACAACTGACGACCTGCCGCATTCAGCGCCGCGAAAATCACGGCCGGCAGAAGCTGCCTGAACACCTGGAGCGGATCGAGATCGAACACGACCTGGACGACAAAAAATGTCCTGACTGTGGGTGCGAACGCTGCCGGATCGGGGCCGAAGTTAGTGAACAGCTCGAATATTTCCCTTCCAGCTTCAAAGTCTTGAAGCATATCCGCCACAAGTACGCGTGTGCCAAGTGCGACGGCGAGGGTTACAACCCGAACATCGCCACGGCCAAAAAGCCGCCACAGCCGATCGACAAAGGCCTGCCCGGTCCGAGCTTGCTGGCATATGTCATCACCAGCAAGTTGGGCGATCACCTGCCGCTGTATCGCCTCGAAGGCATCTTTGCACGGCAGCAAATCACAATCGCTCGCAGCACGATGTGTGCGTGGATGCGTTGTGCGGGCGAATTGGTCCAGCCGCTGGTAGCATTGATGGCCGAGCGCGTGCGGCAATCGCCGGTGATCCACACCGACGACACGACCGTGCCAATCCAGTCGCCAGGTGCGCAAAAGTGCCGCCAGGGGCGCATCTGGTGCTACCTGGGGGATGAGGCGAACCCCTACACCGTGTACGACTACACGCCGAACCGCAAGCGTGACGGCCCGGCCAAGTGGCTTTCCGGTTACAAAGGTTACCTGCAAGCGGATGCGTACGGTGGTTACGACGGGATTTATCATCAAGAAAACGTGACGGAAGTCGCGTGCTGGGCCCACGCGCGCCGCAAGTTCTACGATGCCCAGGACTCCGACGAGCAGCGTGCGGCGCAGATGCTGGCGCTCATCGGCGAGTTGTATGCCATCGAACGCGAACTGAAAGAAGCGTGCGCCGGCACGTGGAGTGCGTTTGCGCGCGAGGAGCAACATGCGCGCATTGCAACAGCGCGGCAAGAACGCGCGGTGCCCGTGCTGGAAAAAATCAAGACTTGGCTCAACGCCGAGCAAGAGCAGATCCTACCGCGCAGTCCGCTGGCCGCCGCGATCACCTACGCCCAGAACCAGTGGGCGGCGCTGAATGCGTACGTCACACGGGGGTTTTTGGCCATCGACAACAACGCCAGCGAACGGGCGCTGAAACGCGTCGCCATCGGCCGCAAAAACTGGCTCTTCGCCGGCAATGACGCGGCGGCCGAGAATCATGCCCGGCTGTGGAGCTTGATCGCCAGTGCCGAACGCCACGGCGTCGATCCGCAACGCTACCTCACCAGCGTGCTAGCCAAGCTCGGGCAACTTCCCCGCGACGCGACGGGCGACATCCCGACCGCCGAGTTGGAGCAATTCCTGCCCGACGTCTGGAAACGCGAAGACGCCGCCGAACCTATGGCTACCGAACCCTCCGCATAA
- the qatC gene encoding Qat anti-phage system QueC-like protein QatC produces the protein MQSIEELNKVSAEASRVLLFARSDDQNVGSIGAALKESMERHKHHPAPRAWDFVALAVSVFAADQLVPRNNSSDGWTRDIELSVAVADPMFWNTQKETINAALRFLTTDRWSVTFAVAAERLEVPMKVILYPETSISLLSGGMDSLIGAVDLAAAKEKVLLVSQVAHGDRDKQRKFAEALGLTHLQLTHGAQLPGDNEQSTRSRSIIFIAYGVMAATLLESYEKDGAILRTPENGFMSINPPLTNARLGALSTRTTHPIFMALIQALLNAADLRVDIQNPYQFKTKGEMLKECSNREFIKKNAHKSTSCGRFVRTAYQHCGRCVPCLVRRSAFHHARIKDKTAYKYDDIGKDDSEHARFDDVRSAALAVATVKSEGLASWLGASLASTSIGDPEQYRETVGRGIKELGIFLKKVGV, from the coding sequence TTGCAATCTATCGAAGAGTTAAACAAGGTCTCTGCGGAGGCAAGTCGAGTGCTCTTGTTCGCACGTTCTGATGACCAGAATGTGGGATCTATTGGTGCGGCACTTAAGGAGTCAATGGAGAGGCACAAGCACCATCCGGCTCCGCGTGCCTGGGACTTCGTTGCGTTAGCGGTTTCGGTGTTTGCGGCGGATCAACTCGTCCCGCGTAACAACTCCTCAGACGGCTGGACAAGAGATATCGAGTTATCCGTCGCCGTCGCAGATCCGATGTTTTGGAACACTCAAAAGGAAACTATCAACGCAGCACTCCGCTTTTTAACGACTGATCGTTGGTCCGTCACTTTCGCCGTTGCTGCTGAACGACTTGAAGTGCCAATGAAAGTCATTCTCTACCCAGAAACGTCCATCAGTCTACTTTCAGGCGGTATGGATAGCCTAATTGGTGCAGTGGACCTCGCAGCAGCGAAGGAAAAAGTCCTGTTGGTAAGCCAAGTTGCCCACGGCGACCGCGACAAACAAAGAAAGTTCGCTGAGGCTCTTGGCCTCACTCACCTCCAGCTGACTCACGGTGCTCAACTGCCTGGAGACAATGAGCAATCGACTCGCTCTCGCTCGATCATCTTCATCGCGTATGGCGTCATGGCAGCCACGCTGCTTGAATCCTACGAGAAGGACGGAGCTATCCTACGAACCCCAGAAAACGGGTTTATGTCAATCAACCCACCACTCACTAACGCACGTCTCGGAGCATTGAGCACACGTACAACGCATCCGATTTTCATGGCCCTGATTCAAGCATTGTTGAACGCCGCCGATTTGCGAGTGGACATTCAGAACCCTTATCAATTCAAGACTAAGGGAGAAATGCTGAAGGAATGCAGCAACCGCGAGTTTATCAAAAAGAACGCCCATAAATCTACGAGCTGCGGCCGTTTCGTTCGCACGGCCTACCAGCATTGTGGACGATGCGTTCCCTGCCTTGTTCGCAGGTCAGCATTTCACCACGCCAGGATCAAAGACAAAACGGCGTACAAGTATGACGACATCGGCAAAGATGATTCGGAACATGCTCGTTTTGATGATGTCCGCTCGGCGGCCTTGGCGGTTGCGACAGTGAAGAGCGAAGGACTCGCTTCTTGGCTCGGTGCAAGCTTAGCCTCAACTTCTATTGGCGACCCTGAACAATATCGCGAAACTGTGGGAAGGGGAATTAAAGAACTCGGCATATTTCTGAAGAAAGTGGGGGTATAG